In the Patescibacteria group bacterium genome, one interval contains:
- the trpS gene encoding tryptophan--tRNA ligase codes for MSKKRIFSGIKPSGDLHIGNYIGAISQWVPMQDEYEAVFCVVDYHAITVMQKPELLRRRIIEIAKIYLAFGIDPKKATIFQQSTMTEHTELAWILNCTAARMSDMNKMTQFKDKAGENQENVSVGLFDYPVLMAADIILYNTEIVPVGDDQLQHVELARDLARRFNHHFEQTFVVPQALIRKEGARIMALDNPEKKMSKSAESEAGYIALLDSPEKAAKKIMKATTDSGAEVVYNVEQKPGIANLLTIYSSLTGETIASLEKKYAGMNYGPFKKDLAEVVKNFLISFQEKYNQISDEEVRRVLDEGAAKVRPMAQEVLARAKKVLGM; via the coding sequence ATGTCTAAAAAAAGAATATTTTCCGGCATCAAGCCGAGTGGTGATTTGCATATTGGTAATTATATTGGGGCGATTTCGCAGTGGGTGCCAATGCAGGATGAGTATGAGGCGGTTTTTTGTGTGGTCGATTATCATGCGATTACGGTGATGCAAAAGCCGGAGTTGTTGCGACGACGGATTATTGAAATCGCGAAGATTTATTTAGCCTTTGGAATTGATCCAAAAAAGGCGACAATTTTTCAGCAATCAACGATGACAGAGCATACTGAATTGGCTTGGATATTGAATTGTACGGCGGCACGCATGAGTGACATGAATAAGATGACGCAGTTTAAGGATAAGGCAGGCGAGAACCAGGAGAATGTGAGTGTTGGTTTGTTTGATTACCCAGTTTTAATGGCAGCGGATATAATTTTGTATAACACAGAAATTGTGCCAGTGGGCGATGATCAGTTGCAACACGTGGAATTAGCGCGTGATTTGGCGCGACGCTTTAATCATCATTTTGAGCAAACATTCGTGGTGCCACAAGCGCTTATTCGTAAGGAGGGTGCACGCATTATGGCTTTAGATAATCCGGAAAAGAAAATGAGTAAGAGTGCGGAGAGTGAAGCTGGTTATATTGCCCTGCTTGATAGTCCGGAGAAGGCAGCAAAGAAAATTATGAAGGCAACCACAGACTCGGGCGCGGAAGTTGTTTATAATGTCGAGCAGAAGCCGGGAATTGCTAATTTGTTGACGATTTATTCTTCCTTGACCGGCGAGACGATTGCTAGCTTGGAAAAGAAATATGCAGGCATGAATTACGGACCGTTTAAGAAAGACTTAGCCGAAGTGGTGAAAAATTTCTTAATTAGTTTTCAAGAAAAATATAATCAGATTAGCGACGAAGAAGTGCGTCGAGTTTTGGATGAAGGAGCGGCGAAGGTGCGGCCGATGGCGCAGGAGGTTTTGGCGCGAGCGAAGAAAGTTTTGGGAATGTAA
- the lgt gene encoding prolipoprotein diacylglyceryl transferase — MFNFLHTFNPNPILIELGPIKIHWYGLFIVLGILSALYIIIKLADYYKINKDDIIDISFWIIIFGILGGRAYDVLLEWPYYLGHPANIIKIWQGGLAIHGAIIAGLAATIYLTKKKSIPLLPFLAIITPGLALAQAIGRWGNYFNQELFGLPTKLPWGIPIDFIHRVPDYYYDNFFHPTFLYESLGNLMIFLILISLHYLVRKNKIKTTAEEIIIATYLILYSILRFSLEFIKIDQTPIIFSLRFPQIISIAIVISSIIWLVLQKSKKHATIE; from the coding sequence ATGTTTAATTTCCTACACACCTTCAATCCCAATCCAATTCTAATTGAACTCGGCCCAATCAAAATCCATTGGTACGGCTTATTTATTGTTCTTGGAATCTTATCGGCTCTATATATCATTATCAAATTAGCCGACTATTACAAAATTAACAAAGACGACATTATTGATATCTCCTTTTGGATAATTATTTTTGGAATTTTAGGCGGAAGAGCATATGATGTTTTATTAGAATGGCCATACTATCTAGGACACCCAGCTAATATTATAAAAATATGGCAAGGCGGTCTTGCTATTCACGGCGCCATCATCGCTGGTCTTGCTGCCACTATTTATCTCACTAAAAAAAAATCCATTCCCCTTCTACCCTTTTTAGCCATCATCACCCCTGGTCTCGCCCTCGCCCAAGCTATTGGTCGTTGGGGTAATTATTTTAACCAAGAACTTTTCGGTTTACCAACCAAGCTGCCCTGGGGCATCCCAATCGATTTTATCCATCGTGTTCCCGATTATTACTATGACAATTTTTTTCATCCTACTTTCCTCTACGAGAGTCTTGGAAATTTAATGATTTTTTTAATCTTAATCAGTCTGCATTATTTAGTCAGAAAAAATAAAATAAAAACTACGGCTGAAGAAATAATTATTGCCACTTATTTAATTTTATACTCCATTTTACGCTTTTCTCTAGAATTCATCAAAATTGACCAAACTCCAATAATATTTAGCCTAAGATTCCCGCAAATTATCAGTATTGCTATTGTAATAAGCTCTATAATATGGCTAGTCTTGCAAAAATCAAAGAAACATGCTACGATAGAATAG
- the rpsT gene encoding 30S ribosomal protein S20, giving the protein MPNLKSAIKELRKSKSRGHRNQLVKDDLKTQIKKTRKLIVGKDKTVEEVVKATLKTIDKAAQKGVIKKNARDRKKSRLQLMLNASKKTK; this is encoded by the coding sequence ATGCCAAATCTAAAATCAGCAATCAAGGAATTGAGAAAAAGTAAATCAAGAGGTCATAGAAACCAACTTGTTAAGGATGATCTTAAAACTCAAATAAAAAAAACTAGAAAATTAATCGTCGGAAAAGACAAGACAGTTGAAGAAGTTGTAAAAGCAACTTTAAAAACAATTGATAAAGCTGCTCAAAAAGGCGTAATCAAGAAAAATGCTCGCGACCGAAAGAAATCTAGACTGCAATTAATGCTAAACGCATCAAAGAAAACAAAATAA
- the holA gene encoding DNA polymerase III subunit delta yields MILFIYGENTYLSRQKLQELKDKFIREVDPTGENLSVLDGTVIDLGRINEAMASQSLFVRKRMVVVENILANKNKTFIEELTEYLQNQKESNDNIIIFWDAVSGEKQKANKLFKFLSTQKFVQHFLPVSNTEATTWVKKEVEKKGAQITLQVATHLSSLFASNLWQLSSEIEKLVNYKKSLKEKGETVIELKDIELMSRGVVDENIFAMTDAISNKNKSLALELFEKEIEAGVAEHLLIHMIARQFKILMQVRQALDSGHSSRQIIGDLKLHPFVVQKASAQVRNFNLDTLKDIYLKLVEMDYLFKTGQGDLGNMISLFMAKI; encoded by the coding sequence ATGATATTATTTATATACGGTGAAAATACTTATTTGAGCCGACAAAAATTACAAGAATTGAAGGATAAATTCATTCGCGAGGTTGATCCAACTGGCGAAAATTTAAGCGTGCTCGATGGTACTGTAATTGACTTGGGACGAATTAATGAGGCGATGGCGTCGCAGTCTCTTTTTGTGCGCAAGCGCATGGTGGTTGTGGAAAATATTCTTGCAAATAAGAATAAAACTTTTATTGAGGAGTTGACGGAATATTTACAGAATCAAAAAGAGAGTAATGATAATATTATAATTTTTTGGGATGCTGTTTCTGGTGAAAAACAAAAGGCGAACAAATTATTTAAATTTTTGAGTACGCAAAAGTTTGTGCAACATTTTTTGCCAGTGTCGAATACAGAGGCAACGACCTGGGTAAAAAAGGAGGTGGAAAAAAAAGGGGCGCAAATTACCTTGCAAGTGGCGACACATTTATCTTCTTTGTTTGCTAGCAATCTCTGGCAGTTGAGCTCAGAAATTGAGAAGCTAGTTAACTACAAAAAAAGTTTGAAAGAAAAAGGAGAGACTGTAATTGAATTAAAAGATATTGAGCTAATGTCGCGGGGCGTCGTGGATGAAAATATTTTTGCGATGACGGACGCGATTAGTAATAAAAATAAAAGTTTGGCCCTGGAATTGTTTGAAAAAGAAATCGAAGCAGGCGTGGCGGAGCATTTATTAATTCATATGATTGCGCGACAATTCAAAATATTGATGCAGGTGAGGCAGGCCCTGGATTCTGGTCATAGCTCTCGTCAGATTATTGGTGATTTGAAATTGCATCCCTTTGTGGTGCAAAAAGCGTCGGCGCAGGTGCGGAATTTTAACTTGGACACATTAAAAGATATTTATTTGAAATTGGTGGAGATGGATTATTTATTCAAGACGGGACAGGGGGACTTGGGGAATATGATTAGTTTGTTTATGGCGAAGATATAG
- a CDS encoding MFS transporter, protein MLKSVNNLNHNEHLNRKKVWIVTLSSFLFGFVSSILSYNVSFYFQAVLKNNNVSVYYLFIDVAIFVLLFNLHKIINKIGQSNALFVFLIAKIIFAIILINLPVTFIGSILLVLYLIVGNIARVNLDVLLETFSVDRMSGRIRGLFLAIFSLGFILGPKLAMSIKVVHGFYGIFITVLAIDLLIFVVDLIWLRGVKGNDERRLSARQIIHAFFRHKNLKRIYYIAFLVDFFYATMIIYTPIYLNSIGFSDADLGNMFTFMLLPFLLLQYPVGRLADKYLGEKELIIFSLLITGFSVAYIYFLDSSSVYVWGAALLMTRVGISMLEVLRDSYFYKRICGNDVAKIDLFRTSMATAYIAFALISVVVLQYYPVKTVFLILFVALFTGLWPAFRLLDNKAECEIGK, encoded by the coding sequence ATGTTAAAATCTGTAAATAATTTAAACCATAACGAGCATTTAAATAGGAAAAAAGTGTGGATAGTCACGCTTTCTTCTTTTTTATTCGGTTTTGTGTCATCAATTTTATCTTACAATGTTTCTTTTTATTTTCAAGCGGTTTTGAAGAATAATAATGTCAGTGTTTATTACTTATTTATTGATGTAGCGATTTTTGTTCTTCTGTTTAACCTGCATAAGATTATTAATAAAATTGGCCAATCGAACGCCTTGTTTGTTTTTTTGATTGCGAAAATTATTTTTGCCATCATTTTGATAAATTTACCGGTTACCTTCATCGGCTCGATTCTTTTGGTTTTGTATTTGATTGTTGGTAATATTGCTCGAGTAAATTTGGATGTGCTTTTGGAAACTTTTTCAGTTGACCGGATGTCAGGACGAATTCGCGGCTTATTTTTGGCAATTTTTAGTTTAGGGTTTATACTTGGACCAAAATTGGCGATGTCTATTAAAGTGGTTCATGGTTTTTATGGTATTTTTATCACTGTCCTGGCTATTGATTTACTAATTTTTGTTGTTGATTTAATTTGGTTACGAGGAGTTAAGGGCAATGATGAACGTCGTTTGTCAGCGCGACAAATTATTCATGCCTTTTTTCGACACAAAAACTTAAAACGGATTTATTATATCGCTTTCTTGGTGGATTTTTTCTACGCGACGATGATTATTTATACGCCAATATATTTGAATTCAATTGGATTTAGTGATGCTGATTTGGGAAATATGTTTACCTTTATGCTTTTGCCTTTTTTGTTATTACAATATCCAGTTGGGCGTTTGGCAGATAAATATTTAGGAGAAAAGGAATTGATTATTTTTTCTTTATTGATTACGGGATTTTCGGTTGCTTATATTTATTTTTTGGACTCATCCAGTGTATATGTGTGGGGAGCGGCATTATTAATGACAAGGGTGGGCATTTCAATGCTTGAAGTTTTGCGCGATTCTTATTTTTATAAACGAATCTGTGGCAATGATGTGGCCAAGATTGACCTTTTTAGGACTTCAATGGCAACGGCTTATATTGCTTTTGCTTTAATTTCGGTGGTAGTGTTACAATATTATCCAGTCAAGACGGTTTTCTTAATTCTTTTTGTAGCATTATTTACCGGTCTTTGGCCTGCCTTTCGTTTGTTGGATAATAAGGCTGAGTGTGAAATTGGGAAATAA